In Reichenbachiella agarivorans, one genomic interval encodes:
- the pdxH gene encoding pyridoxamine 5'-phosphate oxidase, with product MAKENIQGVRKDYGIGELVESNILENPIDQFELWFKDAAKTEGSEVNACVLSTLDENNYPEGRVVLLKFYADDGFTFYTNYQSNKAKQLASHPYASMTFYWKTKERQVRVKGKIEKVPAEISDAYFQERPEGSRIGAWASPQSQVIPNREFLEQRVKQIREKFPTDIPRPDFWGGYLLIPVEVEFWQGRSSRLHDRIVYSWNQDHWVSKRLAP from the coding sequence ATGGCGAAAGAAAATATACAAGGAGTCCGAAAAGACTACGGAATAGGAGAGCTAGTAGAGTCCAATATTTTGGAGAACCCTATTGATCAATTTGAATTGTGGTTCAAGGATGCAGCCAAGACCGAAGGGAGTGAGGTCAATGCATGTGTGCTGTCAACTTTGGACGAAAACAACTATCCCGAGGGTAGGGTGGTTTTGCTAAAATTCTATGCAGACGACGGTTTTACTTTTTACACCAATTATCAAAGCAATAAAGCCAAACAATTGGCTTCACACCCTTATGCTTCAATGACCTTTTATTGGAAAACTAAGGAGCGACAAGTACGGGTCAAAGGTAAAATCGAAAAAGTACCCGCAGAGATTTCGGATGCCTATTTTCAAGAAAGGCCAGAAGGTAGCAGGATAGGGGCTTGGGCATCGCCACAAAGCCAAGTAATACCTAATCGTGAATTTCTAGAACAGAGAGTAAAACAAATAAGAGAGAAATTCCCTACAGACATCCCAAGGCCAGATTTTTGGGGAGGATATCTTTTGATTCCTGTTGAGGTAGAATTTTGGCAAGGTCGATCCAGTAGATTGCATGACCGC
- a CDS encoding YqgE/AlgH family protein, with amino-acid sequence MDYFHSKQIFSPNQGDLLISEPYLPDPNFERTVILLCNHGEDGSFGFVLNKEANLRFDDVIRDVDGFEEKLYIGGPVQQDTLHFIHRSEDQEIGGKAIGGGLYWGGDYEMLLSKIKLGQLDSMDFRFFIGYSGWGQGQLQEEIQAKSWIVYKNVQASQILDIRTENLWKEALSKLGGKFKMFANYPSDPRMN; translated from the coding sequence ATGGATTATTTTCATTCAAAACAAATATTCTCACCCAACCAAGGAGATTTACTCATCTCTGAGCCCTATCTTCCAGATCCTAATTTTGAGCGAACTGTGATTCTACTTTGCAATCATGGAGAAGACGGTTCATTTGGCTTTGTGTTGAACAAAGAAGCCAATTTGAGGTTTGATGATGTGATCCGAGATGTAGATGGATTTGAAGAAAAGCTATACATAGGAGGACCAGTACAACAAGACACGTTGCATTTTATTCATAGATCAGAAGACCAGGAGATTGGAGGCAAAGCAATAGGTGGTGGTTTGTATTGGGGAGGTGATTATGAGATGCTTTTGAGCAAAATCAAGTTGGGACAACTAGACTCTATGGATTTCCGATTCTTCATTGGTTATTCTGGTTGGGGTCAGGGTCAACTGCAAGAAGAAATACAAGCAAAATCCTGGATTGTGTACAAGAATGTACAGGCCAGTCAAATATTAGATATCCGTACAGAGAATCTTTGGAAGGAAGCTTTGAGTAAATTAGGAGGTAAATTCAAGATGTTTGCCAATTACCCTTCCGATCCTCGAATGAACTAA
- a CDS encoding DUF349 domain-containing protein: MSDKKEIADNHAENALKSDAVQPTAELKENTQEEQPKATPEEPVAEAALAEEKVSETTIEARDAESDAVTASNDEDGKEEDSDDHEELHEDEHEDEIDYSKMSKAELLDHLAAFGQSEQGFKKGKAIHAIKDAYDNIFEKEKEIALGKFIQDGGESDDFDYKLDEISENFEAYYKLIKEKRYKNAKELEKQKDLNLKLKTDLLERLRHFVDNDENTTSIKDLRSIQDEWKAIGPVHPQHNKTLWANYNALLDLYYDHRSIYFELKELDKKKNLEMKIELCAQAEALDQLENLNEAIKKLNELHEEYKHIGPVPNDKQEETWQRFKNASDQIYQKRKEFYGHLKEEFKENFIKKSGLAEKIQAFTEFKAEKISEWNAKTKEILALQKEWDAIGSMPKEQAKEVNKKFWAAFKNFFHNKSAFFKTLDSQREGNLELKQKLVEKAKELSVSEDWAGTTHKLKDLQQEWKNIGPVPEKFRESIYKEFKAACDEFFNRKRGHSKEMESSYDDNLLKKEEVCKKLEDLAQVEDLNPEQVYELQDEFNAIGFVPKKAIKSIQNRYQAALKNVIRNTDNFEKDELDELKSLISIHKIKAGPHGDQKLQRREHSLKRKIQSLESDVSTWKNNIGFFASSKNATELLKDFEEKIQNAENQLEELKEELKLINYAG; this comes from the coding sequence ATGAGCGATAAAAAAGAAATAGCTGACAACCATGCGGAAAATGCATTGAAGTCAGATGCTGTTCAGCCTACAGCTGAATTGAAAGAGAACACACAAGAGGAACAACCTAAAGCTACACCAGAAGAACCTGTAGCAGAGGCCGCTCTTGCCGAAGAAAAAGTAAGTGAAACGACTATTGAAGCACGAGATGCCGAGTCAGATGCCGTCACAGCTTCGAATGATGAGGACGGAAAAGAAGAGGATAGTGATGATCACGAGGAGTTGCATGAGGATGAGCATGAAGATGAAATCGACTACTCCAAAATGTCCAAAGCAGAATTGCTCGATCACTTGGCAGCCTTTGGACAGTCAGAGCAAGGTTTCAAAAAAGGCAAGGCGATCCATGCTATCAAAGACGCTTACGACAATATTTTTGAGAAGGAAAAGGAAATTGCTTTAGGGAAATTTATTCAAGACGGTGGCGAAAGTGACGACTTTGACTACAAACTGGATGAAATCAGTGAAAATTTTGAAGCCTACTACAAACTCATCAAAGAAAAGCGCTATAAAAACGCCAAAGAACTAGAAAAGCAAAAGGATCTCAATCTCAAGCTCAAAACTGATCTCCTAGAAAGACTCCGACACTTCGTCGACAATGACGAAAACACCACGAGCATCAAAGACCTGCGTAGCATTCAGGACGAATGGAAAGCAATTGGCCCTGTACATCCACAACACAACAAAACCTTGTGGGCCAACTACAATGCCCTCTTAGATCTCTATTATGATCACAGAAGCATCTATTTTGAACTCAAAGAACTAGACAAGAAAAAGAATCTCGAAATGAAAATTGAGCTTTGTGCACAAGCCGAAGCTCTTGACCAACTAGAAAACCTCAATGAAGCGATCAAAAAGCTCAATGAGCTGCATGAGGAATACAAACATATAGGACCTGTTCCTAATGACAAACAAGAAGAAACGTGGCAGAGGTTCAAAAATGCCTCCGACCAGATCTATCAGAAGAGAAAAGAATTTTATGGTCATCTCAAAGAGGAATTCAAGGAGAACTTCATCAAAAAATCTGGTCTAGCTGAAAAAATTCAGGCTTTTACGGAATTCAAAGCAGAGAAAATCAGTGAATGGAACGCAAAGACCAAGGAAATTCTCGCCCTGCAAAAAGAATGGGACGCCATTGGCAGTATGCCTAAAGAACAAGCTAAAGAAGTCAATAAGAAATTCTGGGCGGCGTTCAAAAACTTTTTCCATAACAAATCTGCTTTCTTCAAGACTTTGGACTCACAGCGAGAAGGAAACTTGGAACTAAAGCAAAAGTTAGTAGAAAAAGCAAAAGAACTATCTGTAAGCGAGGATTGGGCAGGCACTACCCATAAGCTGAAAGACCTACAGCAGGAATGGAAAAACATCGGTCCTGTCCCAGAAAAGTTCAGAGAAAGTATCTACAAGGAATTTAAAGCTGCTTGTGATGAATTCTTTAACAGAAAGAGAGGTCACAGCAAAGAGATGGAATCTTCATATGATGACAATCTGCTCAAAAAAGAAGAAGTCTGTAAAAAGCTCGAAGACCTCGCGCAGGTAGAGGATTTGAATCCTGAACAAGTATATGAATTACAAGATGAATTTAATGCAATTGGGTTCGTACCCAAAAAAGCGATCAAGAGTATCCAAAACAGGTACCAAGCTGCCTTGAAGAATGTGATTCGAAACACGGACAACTTTGAAAAGGATGAACTTGACGAACTGAAATCTCTTATCAGCATACATAAGATCAAGGCAGGTCCTCACGGAGATCAAAAATTGCAGAGAAGAGAGCATTCTTTGAAAAGGAAAATTCAATCCTTGGAGAGTGATGTCTCTACTTGGAAAAATAATATTGGATTTTTTGCGAGCTCCAAAAATGCCACAGAATTGCTTAAGGATTTCGAAGAAAAAATACAAAATGCTGAGAATCAACTAGAAGAATTGAAAGAAGAATTGAAGTTGATCAACTACGCTGGCTAA
- a CDS encoding SatD family protein has translation MIAVITGDIVNSRKVEPKEWMPLLKSTLAYYGQEPSDWEIYRGDSFQLILAPKEALKAAFHLKASIKQFKSLDLRLSIGIGQREYDAPKITESNGEAFVNSGAGFENLTKRRTLIIHTPWPAFDQQMNLYIDLTLLTMNNWPASRAQIIKTALEHPDWKQQEIADYLNKTQSTVSESLGKSGYEEILRLEKMYRELITQQ, from the coding sequence ATGATTGCTGTCATCACTGGAGATATTGTCAATTCACGAAAAGTAGAGCCCAAAGAATGGATGCCCCTACTCAAGTCTACACTTGCGTATTATGGTCAAGAACCTAGCGACTGGGAGATTTATCGAGGTGATAGTTTTCAGTTGATTCTAGCCCCAAAAGAAGCGCTCAAAGCAGCCTTTCATCTCAAAGCAAGCATCAAGCAATTCAAATCACTCGATCTACGCCTCTCCATCGGGATAGGCCAAAGAGAATACGATGCTCCAAAGATCACCGAGTCCAATGGAGAAGCCTTTGTCAATTCTGGAGCTGGATTTGAGAATCTCACCAAAAGAAGAACCTTGATCATTCATACGCCTTGGCCTGCATTTGATCAGCAGATGAACTTATATATTGACTTGACACTGCTGACTATGAACAATTGGCCAGCCAGTCGTGCCCAGATTATAAAAACTGCCTTGGAACACCCAGATTGGAAACAACAGGAAATTGCTGATTACCTCAATAAAACCCAAAGCACCGTCAGCGAAAGCTTGGGTAAGAGCGGGTATGAAGAAATCCTACGTTTAGAAAAAATGTACCGTGAACTAATTACACAACAATGA
- a CDS encoding DUF3307 domain-containing protein has translation MIILSLKLLLAHLIGDFLLQPNHWVKDKETKQHKSKYLYWHIAIHAATLLVLLSFNRSYLFAITIIVSSHYLIDLTKIKLSTLLNARVLFFADQTLHLLVLALVIHWQEPYSIDINKLLSEEVLLLAVALLTVTIVTSVIMKIIIAKWQLDEAETIPNQQSLDQAGKYIGMLERLFVFGFIVANQWQAIGFLLAAKSVFRFGDLSKSKDRKLTEYILIGTLLSFGFAMLTGLCYNYLRALILS, from the coding sequence ATGATCATACTTAGCCTCAAACTCCTATTGGCTCATCTCATTGGAGACTTTCTCCTCCAACCCAACCATTGGGTCAAAGACAAAGAAACCAAGCAACACAAATCAAAGTATCTCTATTGGCACATTGCAATTCATGCCGCAACCCTATTGGTACTGCTGTCATTCAATCGTTCTTATTTATTTGCGATAACAATAATCGTATCCTCACATTATCTCATTGACCTGACCAAAATCAAACTTAGCACATTGCTCAACGCAAGGGTACTGTTCTTTGCTGACCAGACTCTTCATCTGTTGGTCTTAGCACTGGTCATCCACTGGCAAGAACCCTACTCTATAGATATCAACAAACTCCTATCCGAAGAGGTCTTACTGCTAGCAGTCGCTCTTTTGACTGTGACAATAGTGACATCCGTCATCATGAAAATAATCATAGCCAAATGGCAACTAGATGAAGCAGAAACTATCCCTAACCAACAATCATTGGATCAGGCAGGCAAATACATTGGTATGTTGGAGCGATTATTTGTGTTTGGGTTTATTGTAGCGAATCAGTGGCAAGCCATTGGCTTTCTTCTAGCTGCTAAATCAGTCTTTAGATTTGGAGATCTATCCAAATCTAAAGACCGAAAGTTGACTGAATACATTTTGATAGGAACACTTTTGAGTTTTGGGTTTGCTATGCTCACAGGATTATGCTACAACTACCTGAGAGCGCTTATTCTAAGCTAA
- a CDS encoding head GIN domain-containing protein, producing MKKIYILAVAILVGASCTYAQNEESRSLESFSEVSTSESIKVTLVKGNKNEARIITSNVDTDKVLTDINGESLNIHMTRGSYMNNSVEVILTYSGELSKIKASSSGQIKSDNKLVSNELYVKASSSGKVYLDVSANQLKVDVSSSGKVELSGQTKTQVVEASSSGKYDGFDMVSEGAKVDVSSSGKVDISVSKELFADASSSGKVTYRGTPEKVMADTSSSGSVRKD from the coding sequence ATGAAGAAAATATACATATTAGCAGTAGCGATCTTGGTAGGAGCGAGTTGCACCTACGCGCAAAACGAAGAAAGCAGATCGCTTGAATCATTTAGTGAAGTGAGTACATCGGAATCTATCAAAGTAACTTTGGTAAAAGGGAATAAAAATGAAGCGAGAATCATCACCAGCAATGTAGATACTGATAAGGTCTTGACTGACATCAATGGTGAATCTCTCAATATACACATGACCAGAGGTTCTTATATGAACAATTCTGTTGAGGTGATTTTGACGTACAGTGGTGAATTGAGTAAAATCAAGGCTAGTTCATCAGGTCAAATAAAAAGCGACAACAAATTGGTTTCCAATGAATTGTACGTCAAAGCGAGTAGTTCTGGCAAAGTGTATTTGGACGTGAGTGCCAACCAACTAAAAGTAGATGTGTCTAGCTCAGGCAAGGTGGAATTGTCGGGACAGACCAAAACCCAAGTAGTCGAAGCAAGCAGCTCTGGCAAGTACGATGGGTTTGATATGGTGTCCGAAGGTGCAAAAGTAGATGTAAGTTCATCTGGAAAAGTTGATATTTCGGTGAGCAAGGAGCTTTTTGCGGATGCGAGTAGTAGTGGAAAGGTCACCTATCGTGGTACTCCTGAGAAAGTGATGGCTGATACTTCTAGCAGTGGGAGTGTACGCAAAGATTAA
- the mtaB gene encoding tRNA (N(6)-L-threonylcarbamoyladenosine(37)-C(2))-methylthiotransferase MtaB — protein MKKVAFYTLGCKLNFSETSAISRLFEEEGYSKVAFEDQPDIFVINTCSVTDNADKKCKQIVKSAKKISPGSFVVIIGCFAQLKPQEISQIPGVNAVLGAAEKFKLLEHLKDFEANKETIVCASEISNATEFNNAYSKADRTRTFLKVQDGCNYGCAFCTIPLARGKSRSDSTANIIRSAQEIAALDVKEVVLTGVNIGDYGVQNGKRRENFLDLIKELDQVEGIERFRISSIEPNLLSNQIIEFVANSQRFVPHFHIPLQSGSNKILKLMNRRYLRELYVERVEKIKTLMPDACIGVDVITGFPGETHEDFLDTYNFINELNISYLHVFTYSERDNTKAIEMDNPVPYAERQERSNMLRILSEKKKRAFYQSQEGKIAEVLMEGDVKDGKMHGFTANYIKVELPHDENLVNQLMKISLERTTDELTMQVNPIEALQP, from the coding sequence ATGAAAAAGGTCGCATTTTACACATTGGGCTGCAAACTGAACTTTTCAGAAACATCTGCTATCAGTAGATTGTTTGAAGAGGAAGGCTACAGCAAGGTTGCATTCGAGGATCAGCCTGATATTTTTGTAATCAATACTTGTTCTGTCACGGACAATGCAGACAAAAAATGCAAACAGATTGTAAAAAGTGCTAAAAAAATCTCTCCTGGTTCATTTGTAGTCATCATAGGTTGCTTTGCTCAGCTGAAACCCCAAGAAATATCTCAAATCCCAGGCGTAAATGCTGTTTTAGGAGCTGCAGAAAAATTCAAACTCTTAGAACATCTCAAGGATTTTGAAGCCAACAAAGAAACCATTGTATGTGCCTCTGAGATTTCAAATGCAACAGAATTTAACAACGCCTACTCCAAAGCAGACCGTACCCGCACTTTTCTCAAGGTACAGGACGGTTGCAACTACGGCTGTGCATTTTGTACCATCCCCCTCGCCAGAGGAAAAAGCCGCAGTGACAGCACAGCGAATATCATTCGATCAGCCCAAGAAATTGCAGCATTGGATGTCAAAGAAGTCGTACTTACGGGTGTCAACATTGGTGACTATGGAGTCCAGAATGGCAAAAGGAGAGAAAATTTCCTTGATTTAATCAAAGAACTGGATCAAGTAGAAGGAATTGAAAGGTTCAGGATTTCTTCTATCGAACCCAACTTATTGAGCAATCAAATCATTGAGTTTGTAGCCAACAGTCAACGATTCGTGCCTCACTTTCACATCCCTCTTCAATCAGGCAGTAACAAGATTTTGAAATTGATGAACCGTCGTTACTTGCGTGAATTGTATGTGGAGAGAGTCGAAAAAATCAAAACTCTGATGCCAGATGCATGCATTGGCGTGGATGTGATCACAGGCTTTCCTGGCGAAACACACGAGGATTTTTTGGACACTTATAATTTCATCAATGAACTAAATATCTCTTATTTACATGTATTTACTTACTCTGAGAGAGACAATACGAAAGCAATTGAGATGGATAACCCCGTTCCATATGCCGAGCGTCAGGAAAGATCCAACATGCTAAGAATACTCTCTGAGAAGAAGAAAAGGGCTTTTTATCAGTCGCAAGAAGGGAAAATAGCTGAAGTCTTGATGGAAGGAGATGTAAAAGATGGAAAAATGCATGGATTCACAGCCAACTACATCAAAGTAGAGTTGCCGCATGACGAAAATCTTGTCAATCAATTGATGAAAATTTCCTTAGAAAGAACCACAGATGAATTGACTATGCAAGTCAATCCGATAGAAGCGTTACAGCCCTAA
- a CDS encoding DUF2911 domain-containing protein, producing MMNKERFGGWVLISVLVFGMGCHRPEYSHNYVSEDSSDFEEYRENASNRPSPPARTSQVINSAKVYITYSQPGVKDREIWGDLVKYDKIWRTGANEATVFSTDQIITIEGQTINPGNYALYTIPSENEWEVILNKKYDVWGAYDYDESLDVLRFKVYPTKREELQERMNFNIAPNGLVTFSWEYLQFQFQLTAQ from the coding sequence ATGATGAACAAGGAGAGATTTGGTGGATGGGTATTGATTTCTGTATTGGTGTTTGGTATGGGGTGTCATAGACCAGAATATTCACACAATTACGTATCAGAGGACTCCTCCGATTTTGAGGAGTACAGAGAAAATGCAAGCAATCGTCCATCTCCACCTGCACGAACCAGTCAGGTCATCAATTCTGCTAAAGTATATATCACCTATAGTCAGCCAGGTGTAAAGGATCGTGAGATATGGGGCGATTTGGTCAAATATGACAAAATATGGAGGACAGGAGCTAATGAAGCCACGGTATTTTCTACAGATCAAATAATCACGATAGAAGGTCAAACTATCAACCCTGGCAATTATGCCTTGTACACCATTCCTTCTGAAAATGAATGGGAGGTAATTCTCAATAAAAAGTATGATGTATGGGGAGCATACGACTATGACGAAAGTCTTGACGTGTTGCGCTTCAAAGTCTATCCGACTAAACGAGAGGAATTACAGGAGCGCATGAACTTCAACATTGCCCCAAATGGATTGGTGACGTTTTCTTGGGAATACTTACAGTTTCAATTTCAGCTCACTGCTCAATAA
- a CDS encoding cold-shock protein gives MQGVIKFFNDSKGFGFIKPEDGSEDIFVHTSGLVDEVRENDKVDFDVERGRKGMNAVNVKVIG, from the coding sequence ATGCAAGGAGTAATTAAGTTTTTCAATGATTCCAAAGGATTTGGATTCATTAAACCAGAAGATGGAAGTGAAGATATTTTTGTTCACACATCAGGTCTAGTTGACGAAGTAAGAGAAAATGACAAAGTCGATTTTGACGTTGAAAGAGGAAGAAAAGGAATGAACGCCGTAAATGTAAAAGTGATCGGTTAA
- the leuB gene encoding 3-isopropylmalate dehydrogenase, producing MDFKIGVLAGDGIGPEIVEQAIKVMDAVGAKFGHNFNYTKALVGAIAIDETGDPYPDATHQVCMDSDAVLFGAIGDPKYDNNPAAKVRPEQGLLGMRKKLGLYANIRPVTTFPSLLHKSPLRQDIVEGADLVVIRELTGGIYFGARGRSEDLTSAFDTCVYTVEEIERILRLAYEYAGKRNKRVTVVDKANVLASSRLWREVAQRIEKEYTDIETDYMLVDNAAMQLIQWPKKFDVMVTENMFGDILSDEASVITGSMGLLPSASVGRETSVFEPIHGSYPQAAGKDIANPLATVLSAAMLLESLDLLEEAQAVRDVVNRSIDAEVVTVDIAGDSKAYKTSEVGTWLAENL from the coding sequence ATGGATTTTAAGATTGGAGTCTTGGCCGGTGATGGTATCGGACCTGAAATAGTAGAACAAGCAATCAAGGTAATGGATGCCGTTGGTGCTAAATTTGGACATAATTTCAACTACACAAAAGCACTTGTAGGTGCAATAGCTATTGATGAAACAGGTGATCCATATCCAGATGCTACTCATCAGGTATGTATGGATTCTGATGCAGTGCTTTTTGGAGCTATCGGCGATCCAAAGTACGACAACAACCCTGCTGCCAAAGTAAGACCTGAGCAAGGATTACTAGGAATGCGAAAAAAATTGGGATTGTATGCCAATATCAGACCTGTGACGACTTTCCCTTCATTGTTGCACAAGAGTCCATTGAGACAGGATATTGTTGAGGGTGCTGACCTTGTTGTGATCAGAGAATTGACTGGAGGTATCTATTTTGGAGCAAGAGGTAGATCAGAAGATTTGACTTCTGCTTTTGATACTTGTGTTTATACTGTGGAAGAAATCGAAAGAATCTTGAGATTGGCTTATGAGTACGCAGGCAAAAGAAACAAGCGTGTGACTGTCGTAGACAAAGCCAACGTGTTGGCTTCTTCAAGACTGTGGAGAGAAGTAGCACAACGCATCGAAAAGGAATACACAGACATCGAAACTGATTATATGTTGGTGGACAATGCTGCGATGCAATTGATCCAGTGGCCAAAAAAGTTTGACGTAATGGTGACCGAAAACATGTTTGGAGATATCCTCTCTGACGAAGCGTCAGTGATCACAGGATCAATGGGCTTGTTGCCTTCTGCATCCGTAGGGCGTGAGACTTCTGTATTTGAGCCGATCCACGGTTCATACCCACAAGCTGCAGGTAAGGACATCGCCAATCCATTGGCAACTGTACTTTCAGCTGCCATGCTACTAGAGTCACTTGACTTGCTAGAAGAGGCACAGGCTGTAAGAGATGTGGTGAACAGATCGATTGACGCAGAAGTAGTGACTGTCGATATAGCAGGTGATTCAAAAGCATACAAGACCTCAGAAGTAGGTACTTGGTTGGCTGAGAATTTGTAA
- a CDS encoding alpha-isopropylmalate synthase regulatory domain-containing protein yields the protein MSRKVEILDTTLRDGEQTSGVSFTESEKLRVAQMLLSELKVDRIEVASARVSDGEFRSAKLILDWANANGYGQAVEILGFVDGDISLKWIQNAGGHVINLLCKGSRKHCEKQLKKTLEEHLADIANTVSIAEQMGIEVNVYLEDWSNGMKDSQDYVIDMVTGLQNMKINRIMLPDTLGMLNHIQTTEYCGIMTSNFPEMRFDFHAHNDYDLSVANVYSALLCGFSGVHTTLNGLGERAGNVPLSSVIGIVNDHLGYQMKVDETKLYKTCKLVESFSGIRIPANKPLIGEFVFTQTSGIHADGDNKDNLYHNSINPERFGRTYSYALGKMSGKASIKKNLDELGIQLSPEETKKVTAKIIELGDKKETISKEDLPFIIKDVLGTQIVDPSIRIKNYSLSVAQGLKSMATLSIEVHGELFEKTAAGDGQYDAFMNSLNMIYKELGKELPKLVDYEVQIPPGGETDALVITSITWQAEKRFTTRGLDSDQTVAAIKATIKMLNIIENNI from the coding sequence ATGTCTAGAAAAGTAGAAATTCTTGATACTACCTTGCGAGATGGTGAACAGACCTCAGGGGTTTCGTTTACCGAGAGCGAAAAGTTACGTGTGGCTCAGATGCTTTTGTCCGAACTCAAAGTGGATAGGATAGAGGTGGCATCTGCACGTGTATCGGATGGCGAGTTTAGATCCGCCAAACTAATTTTGGATTGGGCCAATGCCAATGGATATGGGCAAGCAGTTGAGATATTAGGTTTTGTGGATGGAGATATTTCGCTCAAATGGATTCAAAATGCTGGCGGACATGTCATCAATCTACTGTGTAAGGGATCAAGAAAGCACTGTGAGAAACAGCTCAAAAAGACCCTGGAAGAACATCTAGCTGATATCGCCAATACTGTCTCTATTGCAGAGCAAATGGGTATCGAGGTGAATGTCTATTTGGAAGATTGGTCCAACGGCATGAAGGATTCGCAAGATTACGTCATAGACATGGTCACAGGCCTGCAAAACATGAAGATTAATCGGATCATGCTGCCTGATACTTTGGGGATGCTCAACCATATTCAGACGACTGAATATTGCGGCATCATGACTTCTAATTTTCCAGAGATGAGGTTCGATTTTCATGCGCACAATGATTACGATTTGTCTGTTGCCAATGTGTATTCTGCACTTTTGTGTGGTTTTTCAGGAGTGCATACAACCTTGAATGGACTCGGAGAGAGAGCTGGTAATGTGCCTCTGTCGAGTGTGATAGGGATTGTGAATGATCACTTGGGGTATCAGATGAAAGTCGATGAAACCAAGCTGTACAAGACCTGTAAGCTAGTGGAGTCATTTTCTGGTATTAGAATACCCGCCAACAAACCACTCATCGGAGAGTTTGTCTTTACTCAGACTAGCGGTATCCACGCCGATGGAGACAACAAAGACAATCTGTATCACAACAGTATCAATCCGGAGCGTTTCGGACGTACATACTCCTACGCCTTGGGTAAAATGTCAGGTAAGGCTAGTATCAAAAAGAATTTGGATGAACTCGGCATACAATTGAGTCCAGAAGAAACCAAAAAAGTCACTGCCAAGATCATTGAATTAGGAGACAAAAAAGAAACCATCTCCAAAGAAGATCTGCCATTCATCATCAAAGATGTATTGGGTACTCAGATTGTTGATCCATCTATTCGTATCAAGAACTATTCACTCTCCGTAGCTCAAGGATTGAAATCCATGGCTACCTTGTCGATAGAGGTACATGGGGAGCTGTTTGAGAAGACTGCTGCAGGTGATGGTCAGTATGATGCCTTCATGAATTCCCTGAACATGATCTACAAAGAGTTAGGGAAAGAGTTGCCAAAGTTGGTGGATTACGAAGTGCAAATTCCTCCAGGAGGAGAAACAGATGCTTTGGTGATTACGAGTATCACTTGGCAAGCAGAAAAGAGATTTACGACCAGAGGATTGGACTCTGATCAGACTGTGGCTGCTATCAAAGCCACAATTAAAATGTTGAATATCATAGAAAATAATATATAA
- the leuD gene encoding 3-isopropylmalate dehydratase small subunit: MAYDKFEILTSTAVPLPIENVDTDQIIPARFLKATERVGFGDNLFRDWRYNTDGSPKQDFVLNNPTYSGKILVGGKNFGSGSSREHAAWSVYDYGFRCVISSFFADIFKGNCLNIGVLPVQVSAAFLDKIFKAIEADPKTEIKVDLPAQTVTLLATGESESFEINSYKKGNMLNGFDDIDYLQNIKGEIVEFAKELPL, from the coding sequence ATGGCCTACGATAAATTCGAAATATTGACAAGTACTGCAGTTCCATTGCCAATCGAAAATGTGGATACTGACCAGATTATACCAGCGAGATTCCTCAAAGCTACCGAGCGTGTAGGTTTTGGAGATAATCTTTTCAGAGACTGGAGATACAATACTGACGGAAGTCCAAAACAGGATTTCGTACTGAACAACCCAACCTACTCTGGCAAAATCCTAGTAGGAGGCAAGAACTTCGGTTCTGGTTCTTCAAGAGAGCATGCAGCATGGTCTGTGTATGATTATGGCTTCAGATGTGTGATTTCAAGCTTTTTTGCTGATATTTTCAAAGGCAACTGTTTGAATATCGGCGTGTTGCCAGTACAAGTAAGTGCTGCCTTTTTGGACAAAATATTCAAAGCTATCGAAGCAGATCCAAAGACGGAGATCAAAGTGGATCTTCCTGCTCAGACGGTGACTTTGTTGGCTACTGGTGAGTCTGAGAGCTTTGAAATCAATAGTTACAAAAAGGGTAACATGCTCAATGGTTTTGATGATATTGATTACCTACAAAACATCAAAGGTGAGATCGTAGAGTTCGCCAAAGAATTGCCTTTATAA